The Deferrivibrio essentukiensis genome contains the following window.
TAAAAACTTTACTCAGGTAACCGGAGTTGGGGATGCTGAGACAGTTGATAAGGTATCTGCAAATGTTTCTAAGCAGGTTGCCAATCAGACACTTGAAGGTTCAAAGGCTAAAAATGTATGGATTTCTCCATGTAATGAGTACTACGTGCTTGTAGTTTTAGACCCGCAAGTTGTTCAAAAGTCTGTAGCTGACAGTGTTAAATCCAGCTTGAAGAATGAGCAGGCTTTGTGGCAGCAATTCTTGGCTAAAAAAGCCCAAGATGAGCTTGATGCTGAAATACAGAAAGAATTTAGCAAGTAATTTATGTGCGGCAAGTTTTCTTGCCGCATATTTATTTTTGGGGTGTGAGGTATGAAATATTGGGTTATTGTTTTGATGTTTATTGTTGGGTGTGCAAATAATCAACAGGGTGTTCAAAAGTCACAGTATCCCGACTGGATTTTTAATGTCCCTTCTTCAAATGGGATTTGTTATGTAGGAAGCTCACTTCCGCATATTAGAGGGAAGCCTTACCAAAGGGCTTTGGCAATTTCAAGGGCAATAGAGGGGATAGCAAGACAGAAGAATGTGTCTGTGAATGTTGATGTGGAGCATCTTATGTATGGAAGCTCTAACTCAGCTAATTCTAAGATGATGGTGTATAGTGTTCAAACAACCAAAGGGCAAACTGTTAGTGCCAAAATCAAAGAGATATGGCTTGACCCTTACAAAGAAGAGCTTTTTGTTTTAATGTGTGAGGAATAGTGTGAAAAAACTATTGTTTTTAATTTTGGCTTGTCTGTTTGTATTTACAAGTGTGCAAGCTGACGAATTTGAGCAGTTTAAAGATAATTTTTTAGGTGAGTTTGATAGTTATAAAAAGCAATTGGATGAAGAGTTTGAAAACTATAAGAGAATCTTGGATGAAGAATTACAAAACTATAAAAAAGAGATTGGCGCATATTGGAGCGATTTGAAAATTTCAAATAACAAAATTTTTGTTGAATATTCTCAGGATAAGAAAAGTAGAAAAATAGTTGATTATGAAAATGACAGGCTAATTGTAGAGGTAAAGGTTGATAACTTATCTGATAAAACTTCTAGTATACGTAAAGTACAAGAATTAGTTGAGGATACTATTAATGAGAATCTTGTGACCGCATTTGAACGGGACCAAGTATCAAAAAATGTGGAAAGAAGATTGAGTAAGAAGTCAAATATTGTTGTCACGGGTGATATCCCTAAAGTAAATGTGCTTTCCCCTTATATTGCCAAGGAAACAGATTTAGAAAAAATTAGAGAGAATATAAAGATTTCTGACATAAAAGAGGTTGATGGTAAAGATAGTAAAGTTTTAAGGGTAGAAATAAATCTACCTAATAAAGACTTGAAAGAAAAAGTAAATTTTGTGAAAAAGTATGTTTTTAACTATGCTGGTGTTCATAGAATCAGACCGGAAGTTATTTTTTCTATAATTCATAATGAGAGCTATTTTAATCCTTTAGCAAAGTCCTATGTCCCTGCTTACGGCTTAATGCAAATTGTCCCAAAGACGGCTGGTGCAGATGCTACAAAGTTTTTGTTTGGTAAGGAAAAAATATTGGCTCCATCATATCTTTATAATCCTGATAATAATATAAAAATCGGTGCAGCCTATTTTAGAATTTTATACTATTCATATCTCAAAGATATAAAAAATCCTACAAGCAGACTCTATTGCAGTATAGCAGCGTATAATACAGGCTCTGGCAATGTTGCCAAGGCTTTTGTAGGAAGCTATAATATTTCTGCTGCAGTTAATGTGATTAACAGAATGAGTCCGGATGATGTGTATAGGACATTAAAGAGAAGTTTGCCGTATGATGAAACAAAAAGATATCTTGATAAGGTGTTGGATAAAATAAAAGTTTATGAAGCTGCCTTATAACTTTAAAATGTAGGTGGGTGGTTTACCCAAAGCACTTCCGTTACTTCATTTGTGGGGTTTCTCCAACTGTGCGGATGATTTGACTTATAAACTGCCGAATCGCCTTCTTCTAATGTAAAAATCTCATTGTTAACCTGAATTTCAAGTTTACCTTTTAGGACAAT
Protein-coding sequences here:
- a CDS encoding LPP20 family lipoprotein; translation: MRKTLYLVLVVLVGIFMFSGCAKKGPEPLKNPCLEGAPAWVIDPTMEGGLTGLGAAKIGAAGLQFARTEAIANARDEMARTLSVKVKNMFKNFTQVTGVGDAETVDKVSANVSKQVANQTLEGSKAKNVWISPCNEYYVLVVLDPQVVQKSVADSVKSSLKNEQALWQQFLAKKAQDELDAEIQKEFSK
- a CDS encoding transglycosylase SLT domain-containing protein codes for the protein MKKLLFLILACLFVFTSVQADEFEQFKDNFLGEFDSYKKQLDEEFENYKRILDEELQNYKKEIGAYWSDLKISNNKIFVEYSQDKKSRKIVDYENDRLIVEVKVDNLSDKTSSIRKVQELVEDTINENLVTAFERDQVSKNVERRLSKKSNIVVTGDIPKVNVLSPYIAKETDLEKIRENIKISDIKEVDGKDSKVLRVEINLPNKDLKEKVNFVKKYVFNYAGVHRIRPEVIFSIIHNESYFNPLAKSYVPAYGLMQIVPKTAGADATKFLFGKEKILAPSYLYNPDNNIKIGAAYFRILYYSYLKDIKNPTSRLYCSIAAYNTGSGNVAKAFVGSYNISAAVNVINRMSPDDVYRTLKRSLPYDETKRYLDKVLDKIKVYEAAL